One part of the Vicia villosa cultivar HV-30 ecotype Madison, WI linkage group LG6, Vvil1.0, whole genome shotgun sequence genome encodes these proteins:
- the LOC131614357 gene encoding uncharacterized protein LOC131614357 produces the protein MANIPVGSSCYLLRLNCSDSFHKRDTSSVSRSFSMSQQSCDAFPVSDSATPEEPSNPNRILKVVPLRTITSDEVKATKSKTAHAKRHKEGIRNKGTKPSSSNTIEELTKEGTRYVDKAITRIVTHILKENHQVPGIFVPLQTIMPDPIKNTSKAEVAHTSGCDPAEEEINKDGQGIAENTNVTEDVNDIEDNEHTKVNTETGTNVVDLDEYSDNELPASLNPSVANRIMTRRKGKVVSQRSPKKSAQVKSPVKDFVKKKSTSAGPIKSKVVAKMDVPDIPSRKKPTTSKLAASIHEVPIDNVSFRYASSASRWKYVLQKRLDIERELTPNALENKEVLALIQEARLLKTVCNLPKCYEKLVKEFVVNLSEDCGNNRSVDFRKVFVRDNKACQVITTKQVNSWPLKEKLTASKLSIKYAMLHKIGAANWVPTNHKSTISTVLGRFLYVVGAKAKFDYGTYIFDQTMKHAGTFGVKGTIAFPSLLCGIILTQYPNILNEHDVVCKRESPLAFHYKLFQDTHVPDIVMTSAETSTSRASASKAEVIAMLKETCKELEARKISLEKMISTLEMDENKEFSDAVKMEDEDEG, from the exons ATGGCAAACATACCTGTTGGTTCTTCTTGCTACTTATTAAGGTTGAACTGCTCAGATTCTTTTCACAAGCGTGACACAAGTTCTGTCTCAAGGAGTTTCAGTATGTCTCAGCAATCGTGTGATGCATTTCCCGTATCTGACTCAGCAACACCGGAAGAGCCCTCTAACCCTAATAGGATTCTGAAGGTTGTACCTTTAAGGACGATTACCAGTGACGAAGTAAAGGCCACAAAGTCTAAAACGGCACATGCAAAACGACACAAGGAGGGTATTCGTAACAAGGGCACCAAACCTTCTTCATCTAATACCATAgaggaacttactaaagaaggaACCAGATATGTCGATAAAGCAATTACCAGGATTGTTACACACATTCTGAAGGAAAATCATCAAGTGCCTGGGATATTTGTCCCTCTTCAAACCATAATGCCTGATCCCATCAAGAACACTAGTAAGGCTGAAGTTGCTCACACTTCTGGTTGTGACCCAGCAGAAGAGGAGATCAACAAGGATGGACAAGGAATTGCTGAGAATACCAATGTTACTGAGGACGTCAATGACATCGAAGATAATGAGCACACTAAGGTCAATACTGAAACAGGTACCAATGTGGTAGACTTAGATGAGTATTCTGACAACGAGTTGCCTGCCTCCCTAAATCCAAGTGTAGCCAACAGGATAATGACTAGAAGAAAAGGCAAAGTTGTTTCCCAAAGGTCCCCTAAAAAAAGTGCACAAGTGAAAAGCCCTGTCAAAGACTTCGTCAAGAAGAAGAGTACTTCTGCTGGTCCTATCAAGAGCAAAGTTGTGGCAAAGA TGGATGTTCCTGACATTCCATCAAGGAAGAAGCCTACAACCAGCAAGCTTGCTGCAAGTATTCATGAAGTTCCTATTGATAATGTGTCATTCCGCTATGCCTCTAGTGCCAGTAGGTGGAAATATGTGCTCCAAAAGAGACTGGATATTGAAAGGGAATTGACTCCAAATGCTCTTGAGAACAAGGAAGTCTTAGCGCTAATTCAGGAAGCTAGACTATTGAAGACTGTTTGCAATCTTCCCAAGTGTTATGAGAAGCTGGTCAAAGAATTTGTGGTGAACCTATCTGAAGATTGTGGAAACAACAGGAGTGTGGACTTTAGAAAGGTGTTTGTGAGAGACAACAAAGCTTGTCAAGTGATCACAACCAAGCAGGTAAATAGCTGGCCCCTAAAAGAGAAACTAACTGCAAGTAAACTGAGCATCAAGTATGCAATGCTTCACAAGATAGGAGCAGCTAATTGGGTACCAACGAATCACAAGTCCACTATTTCAACTGTTCTTGGCAGATTTCTGTATGTTGTAGGAGCAAAGGCAAAGTTTGACTATGGAACATATATTTTCGATCAAACTATGAAGCATGCTGGAACCTTCGGTGTTAAGGGTACAATTGCCTTTCCATCCCTCCTGTGTGGCATAATTCTGACTCAGTATCCCAACATTCTCAATGAGCATGATGTAGTATGCAAAAGAGAAAGCCCATTGGCTTTCCACTATAAATTGTTTCAGGATACGCATGTTCCAGACATTGTCATGACATCGGCTGAAACATCCACGTCTAGAGCATCAGCCAGCAAAGCAGAAGTCATAGCAATGTTAAAAGAGACCTGCAAAGAGCTGGAAGCTAGGAAGATATCCCTTGAAAAGATGATAAGCACTCTGGAAATGGATGAGAATAAGGAATTTTCAGATGCTGTAAAgatggaagatgaagatgaaggatag